A stretch of Deltaproteobacteria bacterium DNA encodes these proteins:
- a CDS encoding putative porin, which produces MGHGKSKVLLLLLMTVMVFGSMIVSNPAYTEENVDIGAILKTLGDLQTTIEKQNAEIERLKNALHELSERQDRAKEEQQNLIQANVRKEVEEQVKPLEWAKRLSLSGDMRLRYEGRYNRKDNSGQDVEDRNRFRVRLRLYGDAKISDELAAHYMLSTSDNQFGQTSNQTLDDEFDNKAIFIARAYGDYRPKWLPGLEVGFGKFKNPYLHSTISFDPDVNPEGFYELYQYKGWETVQPFVKLGQIMISENDLTKDASLFLWQGGVGVNFKPVQFTFGGSYYDYTNLERSRLGESKRAFGNTTTTDPETGGPILAYDFRIAEAIGFADFKLLDYPVTLWADYLKNTADEVPEDTDSAWGAGLTFGKAKQKGEWSFEYSYRYIQANAVLGLFSDGDFLGTDKETHWWRFTYRLFKPFSVQAAFFDTDSIDGEVRENRFQLSTFYYF; this is translated from the coding sequence ATGGGACATGGGAAAAGCAAGGTACTTCTTCTACTCTTAATGACGGTGATGGTTTTTGGATCCATGATTGTTTCGAACCCGGCGTATACTGAAGAGAATGTCGACATCGGAGCGATCCTGAAGACCTTGGGGGACTTGCAGACCACGATCGAGAAGCAAAATGCCGAGATCGAGAGACTCAAAAACGCACTCCACGAGCTCTCCGAGCGCCAGGATCGGGCCAAGGAAGAACAGCAAAACCTCATCCAGGCGAACGTAAGGAAGGAAGTGGAGGAACAGGTCAAACCGCTGGAATGGGCCAAACGGTTGAGCCTATCCGGTGACATGAGGCTACGCTACGAAGGGAGATACAACCGGAAAGACAACAGCGGCCAAGATGTGGAAGATCGTAACCGCTTCAGGGTCCGTTTGCGGCTCTATGGCGACGCCAAGATCTCGGACGAGTTGGCTGCCCATTACATGCTGAGCACCAGCGACAACCAGTTTGGACAGACAAGCAATCAAACGCTGGACGACGAGTTCGACAACAAGGCCATATTCATTGCTCGTGCATACGGAGATTATCGTCCCAAATGGCTTCCAGGTCTCGAAGTCGGCTTCGGGAAATTCAAGAATCCCTATCTGCACAGCACCATTTCTTTCGACCCGGATGTGAATCCCGAGGGGTTTTACGAGTTGTACCAATACAAGGGGTGGGAAACGGTGCAGCCCTTCGTCAAGCTGGGACAAATCATGATCAGCGAGAACGATCTGACCAAGGATGCCTCTTTGTTCCTCTGGCAGGGCGGCGTGGGGGTCAATTTCAAGCCGGTGCAGTTCACCTTTGGGGGAAGCTACTACGATTACACCAACCTCGAGCGCTCCCGTCTCGGGGAATCGAAGCGGGCCTTTGGGAACACGACCACCACGGACCCGGAAACGGGGGGGCCCATACTTGCCTATGACTTCAGGATAGCGGAGGCCATCGGATTCGCCGATTTCAAACTTCTCGATTATCCTGTCACCCTCTGGGCGGACTATTTGAAAAACACCGCCGACGAAGTCCCGGAGGACACGGACTCGGCTTGGGGAGCCGGACTTACGTTCGGAAAAGCGAAACAAAAGGGAGAATGGTCCTTCGAGTATAGTTATCGGTATATTCAAGCCAACGCCGTGCTGGGTCTATTTTCGGACGGCGATTTTCTTGGAACGGATAAGGAAACCCACTGGTGGCGGTTCACCTATCGGTTGTTCAAGCCGTTCAGCGTACAGGCCGCCTTTTTCGACACGGATTCGATCGACGGAGAAGTCCGGGAAAACCGATTCCAACTCAGCACGTTTTACTACTTCTAA
- a CDS encoding enoyl-CoA hydratase/isomerase family protein, translating to MNDPIIAHRHDSVVELRLNRPKAYNALDYELLESFLSRLAEATFDKSVRGVVISAEGKAFCAGGDLRWASSQPTGAPAALHKLAGCFHQSVLEIRRMPKPVIAAIDGVAAGGGFSLALACDFRVMSESAVLIQAYTSSGLSMDGSGTYALPRLVGLAKALEIAAFDEPISAGKALEWGLVTRTAPPGHALEEALFMARQLAQKALHSFGWSKRLLTDSFQTPFETQMELERKGIADCAAQPDGEEGVRAFLEKRKPEFGRS from the coding sequence ATGAATGATCCTATCATCGCGCACCGGCATGACAGCGTGGTGGAACTGAGACTGAACCGGCCCAAGGCGTACAATGCCCTCGATTATGAGTTGTTGGAGTCGTTCCTCAGCCGGCTGGCGGAAGCAACCTTCGACAAGAGCGTGCGGGGCGTCGTCATCTCGGCTGAAGGCAAAGCCTTTTGCGCCGGGGGCGACTTGAGATGGGCTTCGAGTCAGCCGACCGGCGCACCCGCCGCTTTGCACAAACTGGCGGGTTGCTTTCACCAGTCCGTCCTGGAAATCCGGCGAATGCCGAAGCCGGTAATTGCCGCCATCGACGGCGTTGCGGCCGGAGGCGGCTTCTCCCTGGCGCTGGCCTGCGACTTCCGGGTGATGTCCGAGAGCGCCGTACTGATTCAAGCGTACACATCGAGCGGTTTGAGTATGGACGGCAGCGGCACCTACGCTCTGCCCCGCCTGGTCGGCTTGGCCAAGGCCCTGGAAATCGCCGCCTTCGATGAACCCATATCCGCCGGGAAGGCCCTGGAATGGGGACTGGTCACCAGGACGGCCCCTCCCGGCCACGCCCTCGAGGAAGCCCTGTTTATGGCCAGGCAACTGGCCCAAAAAGCATTGCATTCCTTCGGCTGGTCCAAACGGCTGTTGACGGACTCGTTCCAAACGCCGTTTGAAACGCAGATGGAACTCGAACGGAAAGGAATAGCCGACTGCGCCGCGCAGCCGGACGGTGAGGAGGGCGTTCGGGCGTTTCTGGAAAAGCGCAAACCCGAATTCGGCCGGAGCTGA
- a CDS encoding B12-binding domain-containing radical SAM protein has product MNALLIYPEFPDTFWSFKHALKFIHKRAAFPPLGLLTVGAMLPNEWAKRLIDVNVAKLTDKDLAWADVVFIGGMVVQRDSARDLIARCKGAGLKVVAGGPLFAHEYEQFDEVDHFVLNEAELTLPPFLEDLEQGCAKRVYRSSEFSDIRQTPAPMWKLARMKRYASMSIQFSRGCPFDCDFCNVTALFGHRPRIKTAGQVISELDGLYSLGWRGQIFFVDDNFIGNKNYLKTQLLPALIEWRKDKRGMPFNTEASVNLADDGPLMEMMVEAGFDTVFVGIETPQAESLAICNKRQNRNRDLVESVKIIQRAGLQVQGGFIVGFDTDTRSIFQRQIDFIQKSGIVTAMVGLLQAPVGTKLYERLKEEGRLLGHMSGNTDGTTNIVPRMDLQSLREGYSNIMRHIYSPKHYYERVKTFLRDYKAPKITTPLDLQRFLALFRSIFRLGCRFYLV; this is encoded by the coding sequence TTGAACGCGCTTCTGATCTATCCCGAGTTCCCGGACACTTTCTGGAGTTTCAAGCACGCTCTGAAGTTCATTCACAAAAGGGCGGCTTTCCCGCCACTCGGCCTGCTCACTGTGGGCGCCATGCTGCCAAACGAATGGGCCAAACGTCTGATCGATGTGAATGTCGCGAAGCTTACGGACAAGGATCTCGCGTGGGCGGACGTGGTTTTCATCGGCGGCATGGTCGTGCAACGGGACTCGGCACGGGACCTCATTGCCCGATGCAAGGGAGCGGGACTCAAAGTGGTGGCGGGCGGACCTCTCTTCGCCCATGAATACGAACAATTCGATGAGGTCGATCATTTCGTGCTTAACGAAGCGGAACTGACTCTCCCTCCCTTCCTCGAGGACCTCGAGCAAGGATGCGCCAAACGTGTCTACCGGTCGTCCGAGTTTTCCGATATCCGCCAAACGCCGGCTCCCATGTGGAAATTGGCTCGTATGAAACGATACGCGTCCATGAGCATTCAGTTCTCCCGAGGCTGTCCCTTTGATTGCGACTTCTGCAATGTGACGGCTCTCTTCGGACACCGGCCGCGCATCAAGACCGCCGGGCAGGTGATCTCGGAGCTGGATGGTCTCTACAGCTTGGGATGGCGAGGACAGATCTTCTTTGTGGACGACAACTTCATCGGCAACAAGAATTACCTGAAAACTCAACTGCTGCCCGCGTTGATTGAATGGCGCAAGGACAAAAGAGGGATGCCGTTCAACACGGAAGCGTCCGTAAATCTGGCCGATGACGGGCCGCTGATGGAGATGATGGTCGAAGCGGGATTCGATACCGTCTTCGTGGGAATCGAAACGCCTCAGGCGGAAAGTCTGGCCATCTGCAACAAGAGGCAGAACAGGAACCGGGACCTGGTCGAGAGTGTAAAAATCATACAACGCGCCGGATTGCAGGTGCAGGGTGGATTCATCGTGGGCTTTGACACGGACACGCGCTCCATTTTTCAGCGCCAGATCGATTTCATCCAAAAAAGCGGAATCGTGACCGCCATGGTAGGTCTTCTGCAGGCCCCGGTCGGCACAAAGCTGTACGAACGTCTCAAGGAAGAAGGACGTCTTCTCGGGCATATGTCGGGAAATACGGATGGGACCACGAACATCGTTCCCCGTATGGACCTGCAGTCGCTGCGCGAAGGATACAGCAACATCATGCGCCACATCTATTCGCCCAAGCACTACTATGAACGTGTAAAGACGTTTCTGAGAGACTATAAGGCGCCGAAGATCACAACACCGCTGGACCTCCAGCGCTTTCTTGCCCTATTTCGCTCGATCTTTCGTCTGGGATGCAGGTTCTACCTGGTGTAA